In Croceicoccus sp. Ery15, a genomic segment contains:
- a CDS encoding Lrp/AsnC family transcriptional regulator, with protein MARLDAYDKRIIAALQDDARMPIAAVAERAALSATPVSRRVKRLEDDGVIAGYAPVLDPRKLGFELEAYVLINLKSHSDKTIARFETMIRENPYIVSCHAVTGDMDYILRVIARDVEHLSQITLKTLVRMDGVRDVKSIIALEAVKESRAPPLE; from the coding sequence ATGGCACGACTTGACGCATATGATAAGCGGATCATCGCGGCGTTGCAGGATGATGCGCGCATGCCCATCGCTGCCGTGGCCGAACGCGCCGCGCTTTCGGCCACACCGGTCAGCCGGCGGGTAAAGCGGCTGGAAGATGACGGCGTAATCGCCGGCTATGCGCCGGTTCTCGATCCGCGGAAGTTGGGTTTCGAACTCGAAGCCTATGTGCTGATCAATCTGAAATCGCATTCGGACAAGACGATCGCCCGTTTCGAAACGATGATCCGCGAAAACCCCTATATCGTGTCGTGCCATGCGGTTACGGGCGACATGGATTACATATTGCGGGTGATCGCGCGCGACGTGGAACATCTGTCGCAGATTACGCTGAAAACGCTGGTCCGTATGGACGGGGTGCGCGACGTGAAATCGATCATCGCGCTGGAGGCGGTGAAGGAAAGCCGGGCGCCGCCGCTGGAATAG
- the fahA gene encoding fumarylacetoacetase, protein MTELDETHDPARTSWIGDANGHPDFPVQNLPFCIFSNLIDDQPRAGVAIGDHIVDIRAATEAGFLASDAAKVAAKGEALNAFLALPAEARCAFRRELSGWLSGPANDTAAARATLCAMDDCRFHLPARIGDYTDFYVGIHHAEAVGRLFRPDNPLLSNYKHVPIGYHGRASSVQVSDLPVARPCGQILADGAVEPAFAPCRRLDYELELGIWIGEGNRQGHRVPVSMAGRQIAGFSLLNDWSARDVQTWEYQPLGPFLAKSFVTSVSPWIVSTEALAPFRIAQAPRPAGDPHPLPYLWDDKDQAHGAFDIDLEVSIRTSAMRVAGQTPYRLAQSNARHMYWTAAQMIAHHTSNGCNLRPGDLLGTGTLSGPDASGCGSLLELVGGGKGPVSLPTGETRMFLEDGDEVILRASASREGFATIGLGECRGTITPAQCAGDI, encoded by the coding sequence TTGACCGAGCTTGACGAAACCCATGATCCGGCGCGCACCAGCTGGATCGGCGATGCCAATGGCCATCCCGATTTTCCGGTGCAGAATCTGCCATTCTGTATTTTCTCCAACCTAATCGACGATCAGCCCCGCGCGGGTGTCGCCATCGGCGATCACATCGTCGACATCCGTGCCGCGACAGAGGCCGGTTTCCTGGCTTCCGATGCCGCCAAAGTCGCGGCAAAGGGCGAGGCGCTGAACGCCTTCCTTGCACTTCCAGCCGAGGCGCGCTGCGCCTTCCGACGCGAACTGTCCGGCTGGCTGTCCGGTCCGGCGAACGACACTGCCGCCGCGCGTGCCACGCTTTGCGCCATGGACGATTGCCGCTTTCACCTGCCTGCACGGATTGGCGATTACACCGATTTCTATGTCGGCATCCACCATGCAGAGGCGGTCGGCAGGCTGTTCCGACCCGATAACCCATTGCTATCAAACTATAAACATGTGCCCATCGGTTACCACGGCCGCGCGTCTTCCGTGCAGGTAAGCGACTTGCCCGTAGCGCGCCCGTGCGGACAGATTCTGGCGGACGGCGCGGTTGAACCCGCTTTCGCCCCGTGCCGACGCCTCGACTACGAGCTTGAGCTGGGTATCTGGATCGGCGAGGGCAACCGACAGGGACATCGCGTTCCCGTCAGTATGGCCGGGCGCCAGATTGCGGGATTCAGCCTGCTGAACGACTGGTCCGCGCGCGATGTGCAGACGTGGGAATACCAGCCGCTCGGCCCTTTTCTGGCCAAAAGCTTTGTGACCAGCGTGTCGCCATGGATCGTCTCGACCGAGGCGCTGGCCCCCTTCCGCATTGCACAAGCCCCGCGCCCTGCGGGCGACCCGCATCCATTGCCCTATCTGTGGGATGACAAGGATCAGGCCCATGGCGCGTTCGACATCGATCTGGAAGTGTCGATCCGAACCTCCGCCATGCGCGTCGCGGGCCAGACCCCGTACCGGCTTGCCCAGTCGAACGCGCGCCATATGTATTGGACTGCGGCGCAGATGATTGCGCATCATACGTCGAACGGCTGCAACCTGCGCCCCGGCGATCTGTTGGGCACGGGCACCCTGTCCGGCCCGGACGCAAGCGGCTGCGGCAGCCTGCTGGAACTGGTCGGCGGCGGCAAAGGACCGGTTTCCCTACCCACCGGCGAAACACGCATGTTTCTGGAAGACGGCGACGAGGTGATCCTTCGCGCCAGCGCCAGCCGCGAAGGCTTTGCCACGATCGGTCTGGGTGAATGCCGCGGCACCATCACACCAGCACAATGTGCCGGTGACATTTAG
- the phhA gene encoding phenylalanine 4-monooxygenase has protein sequence MEKPGSANSSSELRGDYTHADARYTVPQDHSAYTDAEHDRWRRLYAQQVKLAEKHAARAFRNGLARLDCADGIPDFERASRILDEATGWRIVAVPGFIPDEVFFDHLANRRFPVTRWIREEHELDYLVEPDVFHDFFGHVPMLLDPTFADFMAAYGAAGARAQAMDAVPMLARIYWYTVEFGLIEEDGALRAYGAGIVSSAGETVFSTTDPDVLRVRMNPERIMRTAYRIDDFQDVYFVIDDLQQLMTGLVDLDFGPIYTAYRDSEPFAPGQLLDGDTQVPITISPEDATS, from the coding sequence ATGGAGAAACCCGGTTCAGCCAATAGTTCGAGCGAGCTTCGCGGCGACTATACGCATGCGGACGCCCGTTATACCGTCCCGCAGGACCATTCGGCCTATACCGATGCCGAGCATGATCGCTGGCGCCGCCTTTACGCGCAGCAGGTAAAGCTGGCCGAAAAGCACGCCGCCCGCGCCTTTCGCAACGGGCTGGCACGGCTGGATTGCGCCGATGGCATTCCCGATTTCGAACGCGCCAGCCGCATACTGGACGAGGCGACCGGCTGGCGCATCGTGGCGGTGCCGGGCTTTATCCCTGACGAAGTGTTTTTCGATCACCTCGCCAACCGGCGCTTTCCCGTCACCCGCTGGATCCGCGAGGAGCACGAGCTGGACTATCTGGTCGAGCCCGACGTGTTCCACGACTTCTTCGGCCATGTGCCGATGCTGCTCGACCCGACATTCGCGGATTTCATGGCCGCCTATGGCGCAGCCGGTGCGCGGGCGCAGGCGATGGATGCGGTGCCGATGCTGGCGCGTATCTATTGGTACACGGTCGAATTCGGCCTGATCGAAGAGGATGGCGCATTACGGGCCTATGGCGCGGGCATCGTATCCTCTGCGGGCGAGACGGTGTTTTCCACGACCGATCCCGATGTGCTGCGCGTGCGCATGAACCCCGAACGCATCATGCGCACCGCCTATCGGATCGATGATTTTCAGGACGTCTATTTCGTCATCGACGATCTGCAACAGCTGATGACCGGTCTCGTCGATCTCGATTTCGGTCCGATCTATACCGCCTATCGCGATAGCGAGCCATTTGCCCCCGGGCAGTTGCTGGATGGCGATACGCAGGTTCCCATCACCATTTCACCCGAGGATGCCACATCATGA
- the hmgA gene encoding homogentisate 1,2-dioxygenase: MTNGTGDYQTGFGNHFSTEAVEGALPVGRNSPQRPAFGLYTEQFSTTAFTAPRAENRRSWLYRLRPAASHPPFTPFQAAPRLASAPLAAGPVDPNRLRWSALALPEQPTDWLDGLVTYGANGDVATGAGIGVHLYAANRSMERRAVQFSDGELLIVPQTGTLAITTELGRMDVRPGHIALIPRGMRFTVALDGPARGYVAENYGAPFQLPDLGPIGSNGLANPRDFETPVAWFEDSDGDYELVQKFQGHLWHTTLGHSPFDVVAWHGNSVPLRYDLARFNTIGTVSFDHPDPSIFTVLTSPAETPGTANCDFVIFPPRWMVAEDTFRPPWFHRNVMSEFMGLIHGVYDAKEGGGFEPGGASLHNQMNGHGPDAASTAKAMDARLTPVKLDDTLAFMFESRWVIAPTAAALALPELQPAYDDCWTGFAKATLPPTE, translated from the coding sequence ATGACGAACGGGACCGGGGATTACCAGACCGGCTTTGGCAATCATTTCTCCACCGAAGCGGTGGAGGGTGCGCTGCCCGTTGGCCGCAACAGCCCGCAGCGCCCTGCCTTTGGCCTTTATACCGAGCAATTCTCGACCACGGCCTTCACTGCGCCGCGTGCCGAAAACCGCCGGTCCTGGCTCTATCGCTTGCGTCCCGCCGCCAGCCATCCGCCCTTCACCCCGTTTCAGGCCGCGCCCCGCCTAGCCAGCGCTCCATTGGCAGCAGGTCCGGTCGACCCAAACCGCTTGCGTTGGAGCGCATTGGCCTTGCCCGAGCAGCCGACCGACTGGCTCGACGGACTTGTCACCTATGGCGCGAACGGCGATGTGGCGACGGGCGCGGGCATCGGCGTGCATCTTTATGCCGCCAACCGGTCGATGGAGCGGCGCGCCGTGCAGTTTTCGGATGGCGAACTGCTGATCGTTCCGCAAACGGGAACGCTGGCGATTACCACCGAACTTGGCCGCATGGATGTGCGGCCCGGCCATATCGCGCTGATCCCGCGCGGCATGCGCTTCACCGTCGCGCTGGACGGCCCCGCGCGCGGCTATGTCGCGGAAAATTACGGCGCGCCGTTCCAGCTTCCCGATCTGGGACCGATCGGATCCAACGGGCTGGCCAATCCCCGCGATTTCGAAACGCCCGTGGCATGGTTCGAAGACAGCGACGGCGATTACGAGCTGGTGCAGAAGTTTCAGGGCCATTTGTGGCACACCACGCTTGGCCATTCGCCATTCGACGTGGTGGCATGGCACGGGAACAGCGTACCGCTGCGTTATGATCTGGCGCGCTTCAACACGATCGGCACGGTCAGTTTCGACCATCCCGATCCGTCGATCTTTACGGTGCTGACCAGTCCGGCCGAAACGCCGGGTACTGCCAATTGCGACTTCGTGATCTTTCCGCCGCGCTGGATGGTCGCAGAGGACACGTTCCGCCCGCCATGGTTTCACCGCAATGTGATGAGCGAGTTCATGGGCCTGATCCACGGTGTGTACGATGCCAAGGAAGGCGGCGGTTTCGAACCCGGCGGGGCGAGCCTGCACAACCAGATGAATGGCCACGGGCCCGATGCCGCCAGCACGGCCAAGGCGATGGATGCCCGGCTGACGCCTGTGAAGCTGGACGATACGCTGGCCTTCATGTTCGAAAGCCGCTGGGTCATCGCGCCCACAGCCGCCGCGCTGGCGCTGCCCGAATTGCAGCCTGCCTATGACGATTGCTGGACGGGTTTCGCCAAGGCGACGCTGCCGCCAACGGAATGA
- the folK gene encoding 2-amino-4-hydroxy-6-hydroxymethyldihydropteridine diphosphokinase, whose protein sequence is MAGVQGQLYLIGIGSNMRHWRLGPPSAVVRKAMAALDDACEVIAASAILRSAPVGPSARDYANAACVVRCALSPPAMLDLLNGIEHGFGRRRNGQRWRQRTLDLDILLWSGGAYVDRRLIVPHREMRGRSFVLGPAARIAGNWRDPFTGLSVRHMHARLTKRRPLPR, encoded by the coding sequence ATGGCAGGGGTACAGGGCCAGCTTTACCTGATCGGCATCGGGTCGAACATGCGCCACTGGCGTCTTGGTCCGCCATCCGCTGTCGTCCGCAAGGCGATGGCGGCGCTTGACGATGCATGCGAGGTGATCGCCGCCTCTGCAATCCTGCGGAGCGCGCCCGTCGGCCCTTCGGCGCGGGACTATGCCAATGCGGCCTGCGTCGTGCGCTGCGCGCTTTCTCCGCCCGCCATGCTCGACCTGCTGAATGGAATAGAGCATGGGTTCGGCAGACGCCGCAACGGTCAGCGCTGGCGGCAAAGGACGCTCGATCTGGATATTCTGTTGTGGAGCGGCGGTGCCTATGTCGATCGGCGGCTGATCGTTCCGCATCGGGAAATGCGCGGACGCAGCTTTGTGCTGGGGCCGGCGGCGCGGATTGCGGGCAATTGGCGCGATCCTTTTACCGGACTTTCTGTAAGACATATGCATGCACGCTTGACCAAGCGCCGCCCCCTGCCTAGGTGA
- the aguB gene encoding N-carbamoylputrescine amidase — MTKITVAALQCALGSDDEQANIAAISALVEEAAGKGAQIVLPPELFSGPYFCREEDEALFALARPTAEHPSVTAMQALAAKLKIAIPTSFFERDGHHYYNTLAMIGPDGDIMGTYRKTHIPDGPGYEEKYYFRPGNTGFKVWDVFGTRIGVGICWDQWYPETARAMALMGAELLFYPTAIGSEPYDADLDTSRMWRRAMIGHAVSNCMPVIASNRIGREGDCQTFYGHSFISDEWGDYVEEFGREETGVLVATLDLARAATHRAGMGFFRDRRPQLYGRLAEDI; from the coding sequence ATGACAAAGATCACCGTCGCAGCCCTGCAATGCGCCCTCGGCTCGGATGACGAGCAGGCGAATATCGCCGCCATTTCCGCTCTGGTGGAAGAGGCCGCCGGAAAAGGCGCGCAAATCGTGTTGCCGCCCGAATTATTCTCGGGCCCCTATTTCTGCCGCGAAGAGGACGAGGCCCTGTTCGCGCTGGCGCGCCCCACTGCCGAGCACCCGTCGGTCACTGCAATGCAGGCCTTGGCGGCAAAGCTGAAGATCGCGATCCCGACCAGCTTTTTCGAACGTGACGGCCATCATTATTACAATACGCTCGCCATGATCGGCCCCGATGGCGACATCATGGGCACCTATCGCAAGACCCATATTCCCGACGGTCCGGGTTACGAGGAGAAGTATTATTTTCGCCCCGGCAATACCGGCTTCAAGGTGTGGGACGTGTTCGGCACGCGGATCGGCGTGGGGATCTGCTGGGACCAATGGTATCCCGAAACCGCGCGTGCCATGGCGCTGATGGGCGCGGAACTGCTGTTTTATCCTACTGCCATCGGCTCGGAGCCCTATGACGCCGATCTCGACACCAGCCGCATGTGGCGGCGGGCAATGATCGGTCATGCGGTATCGAACTGCATGCCGGTGATCGCATCGAACCGCATCGGCAGGGAAGGCGACTGCCAGACATTCTATGGCCACAGCTTCATCAGCGACGAATGGGGCGACTATGTGGAAGAGTTCGGGCGCGAGGAGACCGGCGTGCTGGTGGCGACGCTCGATCTGGCGCGCGCGGCAACGCATCGCGCGGGCATGGGCTTTTTCCGCGACCGGCGACCCCAGCTTTACGGGCGGCTGGCAGAGGATATCTGA
- a CDS encoding Crp/Fnr family transcriptional regulator — protein sequence MNGSQSAFFRQERDFRTSDADIATALANLARRLALFGAELDLSVLHPAVDRIGVIQRDQPIWADRNHNDRIFALESGFAFAFSLYPDGRRHIGDIFAPGAICNWSSVWGGMLVENVTFKARSRVIVFDRERLSDIVADNRSLREAIERHEMARCHRRQQRCRGLISLPATDRLALALLDIQDELATGGEAEEWIGLPLTLRELGDFTGLTDVHVSRTLKKLQDTGFIEKRGKRLRLNAQPKMRAALDYQQFYLG from the coding sequence ATGAATGGGTCGCAAAGCGCCTTTTTCAGACAAGAGCGGGACTTCCGCACATCTGACGCCGATATTGCCACGGCCCTCGCCAATCTGGCGCGCAGGCTGGCTTTGTTCGGCGCCGAGCTTGATCTTTCCGTGTTGCATCCGGCGGTCGACCGCATCGGGGTGATCCAGCGCGACCAGCCGATCTGGGCCGACCGCAATCATAACGACCGCATCTTCGCGCTTGAAAGCGGCTTTGCCTTTGCGTTCAGCCTCTATCCGGACGGGCGCCGCCATATCGGCGATATTTTTGCACCCGGCGCGATCTGCAACTGGTCGAGCGTGTGGGGCGGCATGCTGGTCGAAAACGTCACCTTCAAAGCCCGCTCGCGCGTGATCGTCTTCGATCGAGAGCGATTGAGCGATATCGTGGCGGACAACCGCTCTTTGCGCGAAGCAATAGAGCGGCATGAGATGGCGCGCTGCCATCGCCGGCAACAGCGCTGCCGCGGGCTTATCTCGCTGCCGGCGACCGACCGGCTGGCGCTGGCGCTGCTCGACATTCAGGACGAGCTTGCGACCGGCGGAGAGGCCGAAGAGTGGATCGGCCTGCCGCTGACCTTGCGGGAACTGGGCGATTTTACCGGCCTGACCGATGTTCATGTGTCGCGCACGCTGAAAAAATTGCAGGACACCGGCTTTATCGAAAAGCGCGGCAAAAGGCTGCGATTGAATGCCCAGCCCAAGATGCGCGCGGCGCTGGACTACCAGCAGTTCTATCTGGGCTAA
- the hppD gene encoding 4-hydroxyphenylpyruvate dioxygenase: protein MTDLFENPIGLDGFEFVEFSAPEKGVLEPVFTAMGFTHVANHRSKDVQLWRQGDINLITNYEPGSPAWFFSREHGPSACGMAFRVKDARRAYEELLDRSAEPVQLETGPMELRLPAIRGIGNAIIYLVDRYEGAERGDLSIYDIDFDFLPGVERHPKGAGFLRIDHLTHNVYGGRMAYWADYYEKLFNFREIRYFDIKGEYTGLTSKALTAPDGKIRIPLNEEGEGGKGQIEEFLRQFNGEGIQHIAFICDDLVSAWDSLKQTGVPFMTAPPETYYEMLAERLPGHGEDVDALQMRGILLDGTTEGSQPRLLLQIFAEANVGPVFFEFIQRKGDDGFGEGNFKALFESMERDQVRRGTLKVDAD from the coding sequence ATGACCGATCTGTTCGAAAACCCCATCGGCCTTGACGGCTTTGAATTCGTCGAGTTTTCCGCCCCCGAAAAGGGCGTGCTGGAACCGGTGTTCACGGCCATGGGCTTTACCCATGTCGCCAATCACCGCTCGAAAGACGTGCAGCTCTGGCGGCAGGGCGACATCAATCTGATTACCAATTACGAACCCGGCTCGCCCGCCTGGTTCTTTAGCCGCGAACATGGCCCCAGCGCCTGCGGCATGGCGTTTCGCGTAAAGGATGCGCGCCGCGCCTATGAAGAACTGCTCGACCGTTCGGCCGAACCGGTGCAACTGGAAACCGGCCCGATGGAACTGCGCCTGCCCGCCATTCGCGGGATCGGCAATGCCATTATCTATCTGGTCGACCGTTATGAAGGCGCGGAGCGTGGCGACCTGTCGATCTATGACATCGACTTCGATTTCCTGCCGGGTGTCGAGCGGCATCCGAAGGGTGCAGGCTTCCTGCGGATCGATCACCTTACTCATAATGTCTATGGCGGCCGCATGGCCTATTGGGCCGATTATTACGAGAAGCTCTTCAACTTCCGCGAGATCCGCTATTTCGACATCAAGGGTGAATATACCGGCCTTACGTCCAAGGCGCTGACCGCGCCAGATGGCAAGATCCGCATCCCCTTGAACGAGGAAGGCGAAGGCGGAAAGGGCCAGATCGAGGAATTCCTGCGCCAGTTCAACGGCGAAGGCATTCAGCATATTGCCTTTATCTGCGACGATCTGGTCTCTGCATGGGACTCGCTGAAACAGACCGGTGTGCCCTTTATGACCGCGCCGCCCGAAACCTATTACGAGATGCTGGCCGAACGCCTGCCCGGCCATGGCGAGGATGTGGACGCGCTGCAAATGCGCGGCATATTGCTCGACGGCACGACCGAGGGCAGCCAGCCGCGCCTGCTTTTGCAGATTTTTGCCGAGGCGAATGTCGGCCCCGTGTTCTTCGAGTTCATCCAGCGCAAGGGCGACGACGGCTTTGGCGAAGGCAATTTCAAGGCCCTGTTCGAAAGCATGGAGCGCGATCAGGTCAGGCGCGGTACGCTGAAGGTCGACGCCGACTGA